The window GCCGCGGCCCGAGCGAGAAGGCCACCGAGGCCCAGCACGCCAAGGGCAAGCTGACCGCACGCGAGCGCATCGAGCTGCTGCTCGACGAGGGCTCGTTCCGCGAGGTGGAGCCGCTGCGCCGGCACCGCGCCCAGGGCTTCGGCCTGGAGGCCAAGAAGCCGCACACCGACGGCGTGGTCGTCGGCTGGGGCACCGTGCACGGGCGGACCGTCTTCACCTACGCCCACGACTTCCGGATCTTCGGCGGCGCCCTGGGCGAGGCCCACGCGCAGAAGATCCACAAGATCATGGACATGGCCATCGCGGCCGGTGCCCCGCTGGTCTCGCTGAACGACGGCGCCGGCGCCCGCATCCAGGAGGGCGTCACCGCCCTGGCCGGCTACGGCGGCATCTTCCAGCGCAACACCCGGGCCTCCGGGGTCATCCCGCAGATCTCGGTGATGCTCGGCCCGTGCGCCGGCGGCGCCGCGTACTCCCCGGCCCTGACCGACTTCATCTTCATGGTCCGCGAGACCTCGCAGATGTTCATCACCGGCCCGGACGTGGTCCAGGCGGTGACCGGCGAGAAGATCACCCAGAACGGTCTCGGCGGCGCCGACGTCCACTCCGCGGTCTCCGGCGTCTCGCACTTCGCGTACGACGACGAGCAGTCCTGCATCGAGGAGGTCCGCTACCTCCTCTCGCTGCTGCCGCAGAACAACCGCGAGATGCCGCCGACGGTCGTCAGCGACGACCCGGTGGACCGCCGCAACGACGTGCTGCTCGACCTGGTGCCGGCCGACGGCAACCGCCCGTACGACATGCGCAAGGTGATCGAGGAGATCGTCGACCACGGCGAGTACCTGGAGGTCCACGAGCGCTGGGCCACCAACGTGCTCTGCGTGCTCGCCCGGATCGACGGCCACGTCACCGGCATCATCGCCAACCAGCCCCAGTCGCTGGCCGGCGTGCTGGACATCAACGCGAGCGAGAAGGCCGCGCGCTTCGTCCAGATGTGCGACGCCTTCAACATCCCGCTGGTCACCATGCTCGACGTGCCCGGCTTCCTGCCCGGCGTCGACCAGGAGCACGACGGCATCATCCGGCACGGCGCCAAGCTCCTCTACGCCTACTGCAACGCCACCGTGCCGCGCATCCAGCTCATCCTGCGCAAGGCCTACGGCGGCGCGTACATCGTGATGGACTCCCGCTCGATCGGCGCGGACCTCTCGTTCGCCTGGCCGACCAACGAGATCGCCGTCATGGGCGCCGAGGGCGCCGCCAACGTGATCTTCCGCCGGGACATCAACGGCGCCGAGGACCCCGAGGCGATGCGGGCGCAGAAGATCAAGGAATACAAGAACGAACTGATGCACCCGTACTACGCGGCCGAGCGCGGCCTCGTGGACGACGTCATCGACCCGGCCGAGACCCGCCAGGTCCTGGCCTCCTCGCTGGCCATGCTGCGGACGAAGCACGCGGACCTGCCGTCCCGTAAGCACGGCAACCCGCCGATGTAGCACCGCGGTTACCACGCCACCGACCACACACCACACTTGCGCCGGGGGAGAAACCGAATCATGACCGCTTCCGCCGAACCTCTCGTCCGTATCGTCCGCGGCTCCCTCGACGACGAGGAACTCGCCGCCCTGACCGCCGTCCTGCTGGCCCGCGCCGCGGCCGCCCAGCAGGCCGCGGCCGCCGCCGCCCCGATCGAGCCGATCGCCAGCTGGCAGCGCCTGGAGCGCCGCCCGGCGTACTA of the Kitasatospora sp. NBC_01246 genome contains:
- a CDS encoding acyl-CoA carboxylase subunit beta, with the protein product MTVVHEAPVGDEIPEIAADAHGRVAELHELRDQVRRGPSEKATEAQHAKGKLTARERIELLLDEGSFREVEPLRRHRAQGFGLEAKKPHTDGVVVGWGTVHGRTVFTYAHDFRIFGGALGEAHAQKIHKIMDMAIAAGAPLVSLNDGAGARIQEGVTALAGYGGIFQRNTRASGVIPQISVMLGPCAGGAAYSPALTDFIFMVRETSQMFITGPDVVQAVTGEKITQNGLGGADVHSAVSGVSHFAYDDEQSCIEEVRYLLSLLPQNNREMPPTVVSDDPVDRRNDVLLDLVPADGNRPYDMRKVIEEIVDHGEYLEVHERWATNVLCVLARIDGHVTGIIANQPQSLAGVLDINASEKAARFVQMCDAFNIPLVTMLDVPGFLPGVDQEHDGIIRHGAKLLYAYCNATVPRIQLILRKAYGGAYIVMDSRSIGADLSFAWPTNEIAVMGAEGAANVIFRRDINGAEDPEAMRAQKIKEYKNELMHPYYAAERGLVDDVIDPAETRQVLASSLAMLRTKHADLPSRKHGNPPM
- a CDS encoding acyl-CoA carboxylase epsilon subunit, with the translated sequence MTASAEPLVRIVRGSLDDEELAALTAVLLARAAAAQQAAAAAAPIEPIASWQRLERRPAYYSPVSWQQAA